Below is a genomic region from Trichoderma asperellum chromosome 2, complete sequence.
GGCTTTTTAGATTTCATCATAGATTTATTCATTTGCTTGTTCCTTTTCGTAAACTACGGTAATAGTACCTGCTACTATAGATTTTCTTCTCGCGTCATTTCTTTTGTCGTCGTTGACTCGTTAGTACTAGATCTTCTCCGATATCACCTCAGTTCAGTCAAGACATATCCTTCTCAGATGGTACGTCTGCATTTCCAGCAGCCATACTCCGGAATCCGCTGACGTGTCCAGTCACCGGATCTCGCTCTATTCCTTGTCCCTTTACCACGCCTTTCCTGCCCGCATctggcagcttcagcagcccGATTCTCACTCTCATGTAGTCGCCAAAGAACTCATGAGCCCGAGTGTCCATTCCTCGAGTGATACCATGTCCAAGCGTAACACCCCAAGCAACATCACCAACACGAATGGCATGCGCATCTGATCTGCCATCGGGCTGCAACAGCACCGAGTATATGAACCCGGTGTACAGCACCGGCGCTTCCGACATGTTGGCCGGAAAATCCCAGTTCTTGCTGTCGACGGAGAGGGGATGCCAGGGCGTGACAAGCAGCGAGCCAATCCGGTAGAGTGTCTCGCTTGATACTTTGGTCTTGAGAACCAGGTGTACCTTTCTGGGACCAAGAGGTGTGCGGACTCGAGAGCCGCGCTTCAGCTTCCGAATCTCGGTGATTCGACCCGATGCGAGCTCCACAAGAGTCGAGCCGGCGAAGCACACTCCGGAAGCGTTTCGATATCTCGCCATGGATGAGGGAGCGGCGGTGAATGATCGGGCTTGACGACTGCCATTATGGCGTAAAACGACTCTGGACGGTGGTGGGGCAGGAATGTTGTCAAAAGCATTGTCTAAACGATCGCGGCAGGCTATAAAGAGCGGACTCTGGGACCCGAATTGAAGGGGCGCTGAATCCTTGAACGAGTTACAGATTTGGCGAGTCAAGGCGTTGACATATGATGGCAGGAAATGTCGGCCCCATTTGATGAAAAACTCTGGCGTGGAGATGGCGAGGCTAATCTGTCCTCTAGGCAGGTCACCCTTGAGATCTTCCATAAGTGATTTATTCAATCCGTCAGCGAGATCTCGGCCGGGTAACGTCTTGATAAGTTGTGCCAGCTCTTGTCGCTTCTCTGCTATTTTCTCCGCTGCAACGAGGACCCGGTATTCTCCATCCGATCCAAGAGGGAATAGCGACGAGATGAAGCTGCAGACGAGGGCCCGGGATTCATGATAGACCGCTTCGTCAGTGGAGAGAGCTGCCACTGCGTTAGTTGTACCGTCACCGAGGCGGGCCAAGCTCAAGTTGGGAACCGATTTCTCGGCTTCTTCAAAGGTAAGAGTGGCTTCGATGGCATAGTCTGAAATCTGCTTTGCCTGCGTAGTGCCTTTGAGACGTAGCCAGAGGTCGCGAGACTGCCCGTACTGGATATTTCCCAAGGGAATGGTCAGTTGCATTTGTCCCTTGCCGGCGTCGATAGCCGCTTGCTTGTCAACGGCATCGCCCTGCGTCTGTTCAATCTCCAATGTGGATGCGTATCTTAGCTCTAGCGAAGCCTTGGTTGCAAAAGTAGACTGTAGGTTGGCCACGGCGTGGACGAAGACGGTTCCAATCATGCCTGCGTCGGGGATAAAGGCATAGTTGCCGCCGCTGAATTCGGCAATGGACTTTAGCAGTCCGGACCGAAGGCTGTATCCGAAGCCAAATGTGTGAATGGTAGCGGGCAGCGGATCCATGGATCTCATCTTTGGGATGTAGCCTTGGGCAGGGCACATGTGGTTTGGCTCGCCGTCTGTCAGGATCATGATGGCCGGCACCCGAGGGCTGTCCTCTTCATTTTGAAACAACTTGATTCCATCGAGCATGCCATGCCAGAGATTGGTCGAGCCCATTGGCTTCAGGGCCCTTATTCTCTTGCGTGCCTGTTCCTTGTTGCCATTCGTCATGGGTTCTAGCGCTTGAACCACTTTGGACTCAGTCTCAAAAGTCACAATGCCGAGGCGGTCCCTCTCGTCCATGCTCTCGATGATTGTGAAAGCAGCATGCTTGGTTAGATCCAGCACCGAAAGGCCCGTGTCCTCGCCTTCGCCAGGCACTGGAGCGGACGAGCACATGCTGCCGGAAATGTCGATGACGAGCACCACATCACAAGCTACATGGCTAATTGACCTTGACGGTGTCTTGGGGGGCTGAATCTTGACAACAAGGGCATCTTTTGAGGCAATATGATGAAGTTGTAGATCAATTGGGCTGGGCTGAGCATCATAGGGAGGAGGATCTATTGAGTCCTGGGCCTTTGCGTCTGTGTCTCTGTCTGCAGTGGAATTTCCACGGATGGGcagctcttgctgctggacgcTGACAACAGGTATTCCAGGCGTCTGGGCCTGCTTGTTGAGATTGGTCATGACTGTGATGATGTGCCGAGGCCCCTGAAATGTTGAAAATGGCCCAGAGAGGGATCACTTTAGCGGGGATAGGTAGATGATGGCAGACCTCCTTTTAGTGAAAGAAGTCGTTCTCTGACACATGATGTTAACTGAGGCACCCAACTGCCGTACTTATAATGCAAAGAGAGGGAACGCCTGCTTGAAACCATAAGCTGGTGACCATATCTTGCTGGGCTTAGTCCCAACTCTCCCTCAGCCCCAGGGACTATGCTCTGGAGACCATCCACTTCGGAGGCACACAAAGTGGAGGCATTTACGGCTACCTGCGCTAGAATACGATCTACTCACCTTTGTTAGGCTCAATCACTTGTCTTGGCCTGGTAAAGTTCTTTGACAAGACTGTCAGAAGCCGGGTTAGCGTTAGCAGCGGCATTGACTGATGCCGGCCGAATCAACTCACTCACGATGGATGCACGCACGTTACTCCCCTTGTTTCAAGGCATTGCCGACTAGGGGGTCGTGTaagaaacaagaggcaaCCATATACTAAGAAGGGgtcaagaaagagagaaggaaaaaaagatgaaagataGAAAGCAGGGGTAGCTTTTTAGTACCGTAATGAGGACATCCATCTGATTGATCTCCAGTAAGTGGCTGATCGGCATCCCAAAGGGTGGCGCTGTTCTGTTCTGCATTAGAACAATCGAGTGGTTGGCTTGTGCTTTCACAAATGAAGCTTTGAATCTCACCTTGTGGGATTCCGCTGGCTCTATCATCGGATCCTGCACAAGGCACAATACAGTCGGCTCTAAATTATGACCTCTTTCAGTTATTATTCAGCTTACTGCGTCTGCCTGTTGAACAACATCTAGATACCCAAGTAAGACGTCGGCAGCACAACCGAGCATCAATGCATCTCTGGCTCCCTTTCCTTCGGGTCTGCCTGCAAGGATGCCTTGGAGGCACAGCCTCAGCCACTTAGCAGCTAGGAAAACGGCCTAAGCTGCAGCCGGATGCAACTAGAATGCGCCACGAGGCCCTGTAAATAGCGGGGGGATATCGTTTTGCGTCAGGGGATCTGAATTATGCTGATGCCTAAAGTCAAAAATCGCCTCCTACACATCGTTCATCTCCTTATTTACTGCTCATAGTTGACGACCCAGGAAGTACGTTGAGTTGATCGCTGCACATTGCGCTCTTTTATTGAACTGAACAAGGTCGCTGCCCTTACTGCCACAAAGGGGGGTACTTGTAACATTGAAGTGCATGGATCAATTGATCTTAGCTACGACCTTCATAGtgaaaaaacaaacaaggcAAGCAAAGCAGACAAATGTACCTGCGAAATGTTCCCATTCGAGGAAATATACGAAGATTTGAAATGTCGAAAAATTAAAGTTCCTCAAGGCGGCGCCTGGCAGTAGCCGAATATAAGTGTGCtgttattataaatctttgtCTGTGAACGCCTAATCTGTCCTTTTTTAGTATTTGCATCGAGTACCGTTTATTCTATCATGTAGCTATGTAATGCTTTGGCATCCTCCCCTAGACTTGGCCTTGTTCTGATAACGTAAATTTACACATTTACAACACATGTAGAGCACATAGGAACTTGTATCGGTGAATGAAAGAATGATGCAAACTCTTTGATCTCTGTGATGAAGCTTCTCAATTCGCTGTTATCGCACGCATTTCCTATAAGAAGGTGATTTTCCACTGGATGTAGATTACCCCAAGCAATCAAGCTCCCCAAGCAATTTACTCACTTACGATTCCTACCATCCCTAACTGATACCGCGTACCCTTGATACACTAGTTACGACAAAATACGATAACATAAACATGAAGTCTCCATTGGAGCAAGCTCTCACCTATCAGCCGCGTTTCAACGAACTCGTGGATATCTTATCAGCCATACAAAAGGAAGGAAACTCCACCCAAGCCTTATCTAATCCGCGCATTGTTGATGAGATAGAGCCATTAGCAGCCAATCTGCGCTCCTACACGGCTAATACTCTGAATGGTTTCAGCGTTATTGTAGAAAAAGACGAatttgaggaagaagaaccaAAATCCGCTGGTAGCCAAATCAGGGAATACAATGCGGCTACAGACCATAAAGACATCGAAATAACAAGTACAATATTATTCACAATGATTCGGGACTTGGAGAATCCAGGCCATGTTATAAGAATGCAAGAACCTTATCAATTGGTGATTTATGATCTAGAACGGTTCATCGACTTCTTCAAAGGTGAGGAAAACCCTCGAGGCGTTTGGGAAAGATGCATGTGTCAAATCTACGAATTGTTCCCCGGCAGTCCAATAGATTGGATGAGAGAGTTTGAGTGTGAAGAACTGGATGTAAGTTGTATGTTTGAAGAAGTtcaaataaaaaataggAGTGTATAACCCTAAGCAAAAGGGGAGGAGAAGCGAGCGAGAACATGATTAAAAGACCATAGAttggatggcgatgatgttaAAAAGGAGATGGGAATGAGAGTCATAAGAAATCTTTATTTAGATGCACGTGTCTATTGTCTGGCACAGCAAGTGCGTTTGTGGTGTATGCATTATGGCAATAATGGAACTGATTGAAAGGACGCAGGTATCCAGAAAGAACCGATATTCGTAAATACTAAGGTTTCATTAGAAGAGTAAGCCCAAGTAGTTACGTCCCAATTTAAGTATCTATATAGTTACAGCTCGAGTAAGACAATAACGGGTCATCCTAAGGCAGAGCAGCTGCATGAGCATAAGGCATCCATTAGGCTTTATAATACAAGGAAAATTAACGGTGAACCGTGTATCCATGAGACAGACAGTTGTATCGGAGTGTCTCTATCGAAGCAATCAGCTTGTTGGGAGGTTCAAGGTCAGGTGGTCAGTAGCACGCAGCAGGCTCGAAGAATTCCGTTTCCCTCCTCTTATCCGAAAATGGAGAAACAAGAATGAATGCAGTCATTTCAGTCTACCTACTTATAGAAATTATCAGCTAGGAGCGTAGAAGTTCTCTTGGCATATGCCACGGTTGCTCGACATGTCTGCCCAGTTggttcttctcctcttgctcctcttgctctagacctgaaaaaaaaaatatactattgCTATTTAGAAGAGGCACACTCGTTCTTAGCGATTATTAGGGGGATTTTCAAGCAATACATTGAGTTTTACTGAAATTATCGAAGTCTAACTAAGGGAGAGTGTAATACATGGCAATTATATAGGCGTTTCCAATTAAAGCGGCAAAAGTTCCCAGCAGTCTAAGCCTTGTCATTCTCTCCGACCATATCATAGCTTTATGTAGCCGTGATTAAGCAAGCTGACTATGGTCAAGTAAGAGAAATTTGGCTGAATGggccaacttttttttttttaaacacaATGATTCTGATCCAGCAGTACAGCGTTTAACAAGGTGGTGGTAAGTTGCTGTACGCACCCCtatgtacatatgtatacatgtagtgTGATGACTAAGCCATTAGCAAAATTCCGTCAAAGAAAACACCATGAATGGCGAACGCTCAACTTCAATTCAATTGTCGTGCAGGGAGCTTTTAGCCAATATTAGTACTATAGCAATAATGCATTACATACGGCTTCTCAAATCACCAACTCAGTCTCGCTCTGGGAAGAAGCACATGCTAAATCTGGTCTTTACAATAACTACCGACTTGGGAGACTCATTTTTATATCCAGATGAGCCAATCAATCTCACTATCCATGCCGAAATATCAATTGACTCGTCATCTATAAAGAGAGAGTTATTTAATCTCTCTCTAGGGGCGGAAAAATTGCAATGGCGATCTGGAATGCGCGTCGCGAAACCTTCAGTTGACATAACTGGGTTGATGCAGCAGGCATCGACTTCCAAGAGCAAAGTTGCTATATGCATTAGCACAGAGAAATTTTCTGCACGTAGGGTATCCGAAATTCTCGCTACTACAATTGTTTCGAAGGAAGACGAGCCGGCTGGACAAATCATGCCGGTCTGGATCCCATTGAGCCACGATGGAGCCGAAGTCGAAGTTTCTACGAGGAGACTCTATTTACCCGGGACTTCTGAGCAAGAGGATTACGTCGAGCTtgaggaggagattggcGAGAGCATTGCTAGACATATCTGGGATGCAGGAGTAATCGCTTTCTGTGCAATTACCGAGTCATGGATGTTGCCAATGCCAACAGATACGGAACCTTCTGGCTTAAAGGCTTTGAAGAAACTTTTCGCTGGGCCAAAATCCATAAATGTTTTAGAGCTAGGATGCGGCGTTGGAATCCTGGGAGGAGGCTTGAGTGTTGTATTACCAAGGATGCGGCCGCCACCAAGTCGCAGATGCACCATCCTCATGACAGATTTGGAGGAAGCAGAGAGTCGAACCAGGTCCAACATGTCTCGGCTCCTTCAAGTCGGGAAAAAGAAGTCTAACAGCAGTCTTCCCGTGAAGCTTCTGTACGAGAACCTTGATTGGGAAGAAGGTCGAAAGGGTGCATTTGGTCCGGAAACACAAAGCCACCGCTGGGATCTTGTCATGCTTAGTGATTGCACGTACAACGTGGATATGCTTCCCGCGCTGGTTGAGACGCTATCTGCGTTGCACGCATCCAACATGGCACATGTGGCTGCCTCATCCACATCATCCGGCGAGCAGCCGCAGTCAACAAAAGTCTTCTTGGCAACGAAGCCGCGGCATGCTTCGGAAGAGGCCTTGTTTGACCTGCTATCGCAAGAGGGATGGGCTGAGCTGCATAGACAAACTTTGCCACTGCCTGTACTTGGCGCAGAGACGCAATCTGTGGAACTGTATCTATACGAAAAGCTGCAATGAGGGAATGAGAGTAGTATCTAGCGTCTTGGCGCGTTACATTATACCGATGCTACTTCTAGAGACACGACTCGGCATGTGACTAGTGGAACATTCACTCTTTGGATCTCTCCGCTCTCGGATCTCTCCGCTCTCGTCAGGGGTTTTCTACTTCTACTGTCCTTGAATAGGAACCTGCGCGTGCAAACGCCATTAGAAATCTTTTTGAGCCGTCAAGGAGTTTTGCGTGAAGCACACAAAGATCGACTCATTATACCTGCAGAGCCTTATGACTTAGTTCTAGCAGACAGCCACGATCGAGCGTCTATATTCTGTGGCATGCTCAGCTAAGTCAAAGGCCTTAAAGCGTGGGAATGCCATTATGCACCACGAGACCCATACAGAGATAGATACTCTCATTGATTACAGGATAAAGGAGGATGCTTTGCAATAGTTGTGGCAACTTCGCGTACAACTTCAGCAACTAATCTTCCGGAGATGGAAGGTCCAAATTCCACACCATGTATATAATGAAGCAACTTATATAGGGGTAAAGTACTAGCATAATGCCTAATCTCAGTAGTATTTACCATTCTCTTTAGTATGATGAGTTAAGCATAGCAAAACAAATCGAGAACACGCTGTGCCCACTTGAAGTTCTGTATGCTTGTTATGGCAGCTGCATGGGTTGCAGTGAAGATGAGTGACGATGCGACCAACGTCCCCGTATTTGCGGAATATCTGATCCACTGAGCTGGAGCAAGTTGCGGAGTTTCATGGTGTGATTACAGAGCAATTACATGTGGTCAGGATGATCAAGTGATGGAGGAGGATATATGACAAATGTGAAATTGTATCACCGACGTATGCCTGTGAAAGGCAATGTTGTCTATTTGCGTATGGAGTGcctcttttgcctctttgTCACCTGTATTTTACAATGTTTCATGTCTCATGAAATGTTGAACAGTCAAAGAAATTAATctaaatttatatagtaattgtAATACGCTACCTGTACTTTGTAATGATTGCAGGTGTTGGCTGATACGTAGTAATGATCCAGGTTCATGTCTCTAATATTGTTAACTTTGTACTGTACTTACAAACGAAAAAAATGACTTATTGCGTTACCCAGTAGTAGCCATGGATGAACCAGTAAGTCCCTGAGTCAGGATGCAGTCCTTCAGCGAGAGACTAATTACTCGATACATGTATTTCGTCCAATGTGAATTTGCTAGCGGGTAACTAGTGGATAGCATATACATGCTTAAAAGTCTCTCGTAGACGCCCAAGATTTCACCGTTGGTACCAAGAATCGAGATTACTTGCTTTTCTACTCCTTGCATGTTTATGTTGGGTGGGGGCTGATAAGGTCAATTTCACGGCAGAAGTTGGTTCGGCCTCAGCATTGTGTTGGTTGTCGGAATTAGGAGTTAGATGACGGAGTTTTCATATGCGAAGCACATGCTGTTGCTCTGCACCCATATTGGTAGATACCGCCCCATATGCGTGCTCTTGTATGCGCCGAGATGTTACTGGTTGAGTTCATCCCCTTTGAGCCACAGCCTGCTCTCATCAAAAGTAGATGCAGCCGGTCTCCTTCCGAAAACACGTCATGGATATTGTGAAGTTATTCTTCTTACTGGTGACAATTGTAATCTTCATGTCAGATGTATTTACACGTGAAGGAGGTCCCGCGGCGGTATTGTATCAGTTGCTGTGCTGCTTCCCTCCAAGTCGACATGTGGCTGCGCTGAAGCAAAAGGGACATAGTTGGCGATCCTCGTATAATGATTCCAACACTGCTATTAGCGAAGGGCGACACTACGCCGGAAGCCGCCCCCCCGCGGCGGGTAAACTACCAAGTAGCGCAGTAGGGGAAGAGTCATCCGGCGAACAAGTTCGGATACTCCTGATCCAAGGCTAGCGATTGGAGGTGGAGTGCCGGCTAATCAGAGCGAGGCTAGCACACGATGATTACTCCACGGTTTTACTAGCACGCCGGAGATTTCACCTGAGCAAGTTTATAGAGCAAGTTTATAGAGCACCTCCAAGAACATGGCAAAGTCGATGCCGGTCTTCTCTCGGGCTGATCTGAATCCTTTATGCAGGGCAGTTGGTGAGACAGAGGTGGTGTAGTATAGTGAAGGGCATCTCACAATTGTATCCCCACTTGGAGAGTACAATCATTTGCCTTTCTCACTTAGAATTTTGGAAGATAGTTTCCATTTTCACAAAGATCGGCGGCAGCTGGTAGGGACCAAGATTGCGCGGGGCGCCGCGCGCGCTGCTTAGGCCATGGGCCTAGTTCCTCGGAGGAGACCGAAATACTCAAGTATGACTGAGCTGGATTGGATTAGTATAAGGTGCGAGATGTGAATGCCAGAACAATGAAACAGGCACGTACCAGGTTGGAAAGAGACAAGCATACAAAATACAATAGACTACGTTGCAGTGCGCGTGGAACAGCTGAAGGAATGTCTCAGCCTTCTTATGAAATCTTGCTCCTGCGGCCTTGCTCCTACGGCACTGCGCCGCTATCAACACCGCAGGGTGCCAACAAAGCAATGCAAGGAGATTGACCGAGATGGGGCAAACCGCGGCCCGCCGGTATACTAAGCCAACTCGGAAGGGAGCGAAGAAAAATTCAGCGAGTGTCGAGCGCCGAGCGCCGCGTTCTCCACGCCGGAGAGCGAGCGATAGCACTGAATTTGCGACCGTGCTAACTGCTAGTTCTGCGTGTGAGCGGAAGAAGCAAGTCCTCTTATTACTGCTACATGTAAGTACATACATCATACGTGTAAATCCTGGCTTACTTGGCGTCAAGTAATGCGGCCCTCGGTCGGAGATCAAAGTGGGTTGTAATTGTATGGCAATATGCAGCGAAGATAAGTAGGATGCGGTTGCTTTGTAACCTAAGAGAGGGCTGTGGATATCATGTCTTGGCCCCTGCATGGCATTGGGGGCTGGAGGTTGACAAATTCAAATCTGTTCCGTCGGAATGCTTGAAAACGCTTCTACCTTGGATTCAACATGCTGCCATACCTGGAGTTTGGTTAACGGAGAGACGAACGGAGTGATGAAGTAGCGCTTTTTCACGGCATTCCGAAAGAGTGCATGTACACATCTACATCCGGGATGTATTAGACCATCCATTAGCTGTAATACGATGCTAGTGTGATACGGCAGCAGACCGGAGCTTGAAAACTCTGACCCTCCTGATTCCTGGTGCCAGCAATGAATGCTCGGACCTGCTGAGTCGCCCCAGCGCTAAACGCCCCACGGTTTCTGACCATGTAGCGTAGCAACGCCACGAGCTGTGCGCCATCCCACACGCACTGCCGTTTCCGGTACTACGTTGTTGAGTTTTGGTGGCAGCCTTGCCGTCTCATTGACAACGAATGTGTCAATGGAAGCCAATGCTGTACGAGCGCGGCGATAGCGTGTTGAACGAATCACCTTTTGACCAGATAGGTAGTTCAGGAAGCCACCTTCAGAAAAGCAAACTTTCACCGTTCTCCTCATGGAGTGGTTGGTGACTCGAGTGATGAGAAGCTGGTGGCTGTAATTCCGTAATTCCGCATCGGAGAACGGCCTATTTATAAGATATCCCGCCCAACTGTGTACTTATTTGTAGTTGTTCAGAGGTCAGTTCCTATGGTCAGGGGGACCCGTTTGTGTCAGCCTTTGTCACATTGAAAGTTAATAGCACATATTCACTAGTAGCTGGGCCTTATGGATCAATCTTCGGCGTGACACTCCATGCTGCCTACTTCATTTAGACAAGTACCTACAACGTTTACTCGTAGCTCTCCTTGCTGGCTCCACCGTCCCCGGTAACCCCCAATATGTGCGTATAGAGTGGATGCTTCAACGCCGCCTGGCGGCTTTTACCTTGTGGGCAGCTGTAGCTCCGGTCATGTCCCCTCTCGCTCGGACTTTTGACGATTGAGCTGTGCTGGCCAAACTTGGGCTGCGGCCAACCGCCCTGCAGGTGGATCTGTTGGCTGGCCAGATGCCGAGAGAACTTTGTAATGCCAGCCGTGAGGCGAGTTTGTATGTTGTTATCTAGCCCCAGCAATCTTGGCAGACTAACAGCCCCTTTGGTTGCTCCGCTGgcccgttttttttttttctttttcgttttctAACcgtgggaagaaaaagaatacaaAACTCTGGGCCGCCTGGTTTTGCTCAGCTGGTGGTTTTGGCCATTACTTGTCAACCAGCATTGGCTGTCAGTAGAggtgttgctgttggtgctgttttatattttctttattttagtataattctttatttatctGGTAGATTCATCTGGCAGCATCACGCCGCCTTAACCCACCGCTTACTCTGTTCGTCGTTTACAAACGATTTGAAGCAATAATTGCATTCACTTGTTGTCAACACCTTGACTAATATTCTTTGCCAACAATCTTTTGgaatttaatattttcccCCGAACACATCATCATTCGATATTCGCTTTTGGCGACGCGAGGACCCTCGAGGTATCCTGATCAGACACCCTTCAGCAACTCGTCAACGATTTCCATCGCACCATACATCATCCAACGATACAACAGTTTACCAAGTCGGTCAATATGACGGGGGAGAAGCTCCCTAACGGGGAGACGCTGCCCAGTACGGCGAACTCAGATGTAGCAAAGGAGCTCGGCGAACAGTTGGATTCAAATTCTGTGGAAACTCAAGTTGAAGGCCAGCGCTCATCCAACGAACTTGCCAGAGTGCAAACTGGAGTCTCTGTTGAGCAAGCTGAAGCTCAGTTTGCTGTTCTACAGCGTGAGTTTACTGGTGTTTCTCGAGCCAGTCGCAAGAATAAACAGCAGTCTTCATCCGATCCTGAAAAAGGAGCCACAGTCACAacagaagatgatgatgatgacgtcTCTCTCTTCGACTTGGAGGCTGCGATGCGAGGTGACCTTGATGCTAGCGCACAAGCTGGAATACGGTCTAAGCATATTGGAACCTGCTGGGATGGCTTGACGGTTAGGGGCATTGGTGGTTTTACCAACTTCGTCAAGACTTTCCCTGATGCCATCGTCGACTTCTTCAACGTCATCACTCCGGCACTGAACATGGTAGGCCTCGGCCCAAAATTCACAGAAGCCACGCTGCTCGACAGCTTTCAGGGTGTGTGTAAACCCGGAGAGATGATCTTGGTTTTAGGAAAGCCCGGATCAGGTTGCACGACCTTCCTTAAGACAATTGCCAACCAACGATACGGATATACTGGCGTCCAAGGAGATGTCTTTTACGGCCCATGGACAGCACAAGAGTTTGACCGATACCGTGGCGAGACTGTATACAACGCTGAAGATGACATCCATCACCCTACACTGACTGTTGAGCAAACGCTGGGTTTCGCTTTGGATGTCAAGATGCCTGCCAAGCGACCAGGAAGCATGTCCAAGGCTGAGTTCAAGGAACACGTCATTTCCCTGCTCCTCAAGATGTTCAACATTGAGCACACCAGAAAGACCATTGTCGGCGATGCTTTCGTCCGAGGTGTCTCTGGCGGTGAGCGAAAGCGTGTCTCTATCGCCGAGATGATGATCACAAACGCCTGTATCCTCTCTTGGGATAACAGTACTCGTGGTCTCGATGCCAGTACCGCTCTCGATTTCACCAAAAGTTTGCGAATTCAGACCGATCTCTACAAAACCTGTACATTCGTCTCTCTGTACCAAGCCTCCGAGAACATTTACAACTTATTCGACAAGGTCATGGTCATCGATGAGGGACGTCAAGTCTATTTTGGACCCGCAAAGGATGCTCGTGCCTACTTCGAAGGCCTCGGCTTTCTGCCCCAGCCCCGACAAACGACACCCGATTACGTGACTGGCTGCACCGATGAATTCGAACGCGAATACCAGCCCGGACGATCTCCTGAAAATGCCCCCCACAGCCCAGACTCTCTTTTGGCCTCGTTTAAAGCATCCCCCTATCAAAAGATGATTGAAAATGAAATCGCCGAATACAAGGCTAACCTCGAGCAAGAAAAACAGCAACACGACGATTTCTTGGTTGCCTTTAAGGAGGGCAAACGCGGAACGTCCAAGCGAAGCCCCTACCAAGTTGGTTTCCACATTCAAGTCTGGTCCATTATGAAGCGACAGTTTATTCTCAAGCTTCAGGATCGTTTCAATCTCACTGTTGGTTGGGCTCGTAGTATCCTGGTCGCTATTGTTCTCGGTACCCTCTATCTGAATCTTGGTCAAACTTCCGCTAGTGCTTTCAGCAAAGGTGGTCTATTGTTCGTGGCGCTTTTGTTCAACGCATTCCAGGCTTTCTCGGAACTTGCTGGAGTAATGACGGGACGCGCAATCGTGAATAAGCACAAAGCATACGCCTTTCACCGACCTTCGGCTCTCTGGATTGCTCAGATCTTCGTCGATCAGGCGTTCGCGGCTTCTCAGATTTtgatcttctccatcattgTATACTTTATGACGGGACTGGTTCGAGATGCAGGCGCATTCTTCACCTTTTATCTGATGATTCTCTCCGGTAATATTGCAATGACGCTCTTTTTCAGAATTCTCGGCTGTATCAGTCCCGATTTTGATTATGCTATCAAGTTTGCAGTCGTCATCATTACGCTTTTCATCACCACATCTGGGTATCTTATTCAGTACCAGTCTGAGAAAGTATGGCTTCGATGGATTTACTGGATCAACGTTTTGGGTCTC
It encodes:
- a CDS encoding uncharacterized protein (EggNog:ENOG41) — encoded protein: MTNLNKQAQTPGIPVVSVQQQELPIRGNSTADRDTDAKAQDSIDPPPYDAQPSPIDLQLHHIASKDALVVKIQPPKTPSRSISHVACDVVLVIDISGSMCSSAPVPGEGEDTGLSVLDLTKHAAFTIIESMDERDRLGIVTFETESKVVQALEPMTNGNKEQARKRIRALKPMGSTNLWHGMLDGIKLFQNEEDSPRVPAIMILTDGEPNHMCPAQGYIPKMRSMDPLPATIHTFGFGYSLRSGLLKSIAEFSGGNYAFIPDAGMIGTVFVHAVANLQSTFATKASLELRYASTLEIEQTQGDAVDKQAAIDAGKGQMQLTIPLGNIQYGQSRDLWLRLKGTTQAKQISDYAIEATLTFEEAEKSVPNLSLARLGDGTTNAVAALSTDEAVYHESRALVCSFISSLFPLGSDGEYRVLVAAEKIAEKRQELAQLIKTLPGRDLADGLNKSLMEDLKGDLPRGQISLAISTPEFFIKWGRHFLPSYVNALTRQICNSFKDSAPLQFGSQSPLFIACRDRLDNAFDNIPAPPPSRVVLRHNGSRQARSFTAAPSSMARYRNASGVCFAGSTLVELASGRITEIRKLKRGSRVRTPLGPRKVHLVLKTKVSSETLYRIGSLLVTPWHPLSVDSKNWDFPANMSEAPVLYTGFIYSVLLQPDGRSDAHAIRVGDVAWGVTLGHGITRGMDTRAHEFFGDYMRVRIGLLKLPDAGRKGVVKGQGIERDPVTGHVSGFRSMAAGNADVPSEKDMS
- a CDS encoding uncharacterized protein (EggNog:ENOG41): MHYIRLLKSPTQSRSGKKHMLNLVFTITTDLGDSFLYPDEPINLTIHAEISIDSSSIKRELFNLSLGAEKLQWRSGMRVAKPSVDITGLMQQASTSKSKVAICISTEKFSARRVSEILATTIVSKEDEPAGQIMPVWIPLSHDGAEVEVSTRRLYLPGTSEQEDYVELEEEIGESIARHIWDAGVIAFCAITESWMLPMPTDTEPSGLKALKKLFAGPKSINVLELGCGVGILGGGLSVVLPRMRPPPSRRCTILMTDLEEAESRTRSNMSRLLQVGKKKSNSSLPVKLLYENLDWEEGRKGAFGPETQSHRWDLVMLSDCTYNVDMLPALVETLSALHASNMAHVAASSTSSGEQPQSTKVFLATKPRHASEEALFDLLSQEGWAELHRQTLPLPVLGAETQSVELYLYEKLQ